The Tenrec ecaudatus isolate mTenEca1 chromosome 6, mTenEca1.hap1, whole genome shotgun sequence genome has a window encoding:
- the FOXM1 gene encoding forkhead box protein M1 isoform X1: protein MKTSPRRPLILKRRKLPLPLQNAPGEISEEEPKRSSAQQEPRPTQASQEAAESSACKFPAGIKIMNHPTMPNTQVVAIPSHANIQSIITALTAKGKESGSSGPNKFILISSGGAPTHPPEPPLPDQASSDANRAEVIPETLGPKPTTRDVNLPRVPGAFPRPRWESCAGGEAASCPLDNSLTNIQWLGKMSSDGLGSCRVKQEMEEKENCCLDQSQVKVEEPPGASVSWQSSVSERPPYSYMAMIQFAINSTERKRMTLKDIYAWIEDHFPYFKHIAKPGWKNSIRHNLSLHEMFVRETSANGKVSFWTIHPSANRYLTLDQVFKPLDPGSPQSPEDSESQQQKRSHPELHRNVTIKTELPLGARRKMKPLLPRVSSYLVPIQFPVNPSLVLQPSGKVPLPLAASLMSSELARHSKRVPIAPKVLLAEEGLAPLPPAGAVQEKLLPGEEPCSLLPVQSNEEEGQRGQRTPCTARCIKVESPPLEEWPSTPFKGESEDLSHPPTPRSKRPYSGLKSPSQRVSEMLIIKRRKRREQSRSRRKQHLLPPCPDEPELLFSEDPGAARPAGPEPPFLADTSEQAPPQGYSQEEGGPFKTPIKEGMPISSTPSKAVLPITPESWRLTLPTREGGLEFSPVQTAQGAFGPLPDSLGLMDLSTTPLKSLPLFDSPQGLLTSEPFDLTSDPFSSCAPSAMETSKPGPPDPQVPNLSANHSLTEGLVLDTMNDSLSKILLDISFPGLAEDEEPLGPDNISWTQLISELR, encoded by the exons ATGAAAACAAGCCCCCGTCGGCCACTGATTCTCAAGAGACGGAAATTGCCCCTTCCTCTTCAAAATGCCCCAGGTGAAATATCAGAGGAAGAACCTAAAAGGTCCTCTGCCCAACAGGAGCCCCGGCCAACACAGGCCTCCCAGGAAGCGGCAGAATCTAGCGCTTGCAAGTTTCCAGCTGGGATCAAGATTATGAACCACCCCACCATGCCCAACACCCAAGTGGTGGCCATCCCCAGCCACGCCAACATCCAGAGCATCATCACGGCACTGACCGCCAAAGGAAAAGAGAGTGGCAGCAGTGGGCCCAACAAGTTCATCCTCATCAGCAGCGGGGGAGCCCCCACTCACCCCCCAGAACCCCCGCTTCCAGACCAAGCCAGCAGTGACGCCAACAGGGCAGAAGTAATCCCCGAGACCCTGGGACCAAAGCCTACAACCAGGGATGTGAATCTTCCTAGAGTCCCTGGCGCCTTTCCCAGGCCGAGATGGGAGAGCTGTG CTGGCGGTGAGGCAGCAAGCTGCCCTCTCGACAACAGCTTGACCAACATCCAGTGGCTTGGAAAGATGAGTTCAGATGGGCTGGGTTCCTGCCGCGTCAAGcaagaaatggaggaaaaagaaaactgcTGCCTGGATCAGAGTCAAGTGAAG GTTGAGGAGCCCCCAGGAGCATCGGTGTCCTGGCAGAGCTCTGTGTCCGAGAGGCCGCCCTACTCGTACATGGCCATGATACAGTTCGCCATCAACAGCACCGAGAGGAAGCGCATGACCCTGAAGGACATCTACGCTTGGATTGAGGACCACTTCCCCTACTTTAAGCACATCGCCAAGCCCGGCTGGAAG AACTCCATTCGTCACAACCTTTCCCTCCACGAGATGTTTGTTCGCGAGACATCTGCCAATGGGAAGGTGTCCTTTTGGACCATCCACCCCAGTGCCAACCGCTACTTGACACTGGACCAGGTGTTTAAG CCACTGGACCCAGGGTCTCCACAGTCGCCCGAGGACTCAGAATCA cagcagcagaagcGGTCCCACCCTGAGCTCCACCGGAACGTGACCATCAAAACGGAACTCCCACTGGGTGCAC GCCGGAAGATGAAGCCTCTGCTCCCACGGGTGAGCTCCTACCTGGTGCCCATCCAGTTCCCGGTGAACCCGTCCCTGGTGCTGCAGCCCTCGGGGAAAGTGCCCCTGCCCCTGGCCGCCTCGCTCATGAGCTCGGAGCTCGCACGACACAGCAAGCGAGTCCCCATCGCCCCCAAG gtccTGCTTGCCGAGGAAGGGCTAGCCCCGCTGCCCCCTGCGGGAGCAGTGCAGGAGAAGCTCCTGCCTGGAGAGGAGCCGTGCTCTCTGCTTCCAGTGCAGTCCAACGAGGAGGAAGGCCAGCGCGGGCAGAGGACGCCCTGCACAGCGAGATGCATCAAAGTGGAGAGCCCACCTTTGGAAGAGTGGCCCTCCACCCCCTTCAAAGGGGAGTCGGAGGACTTGTCCCACCCTCCCACACCCAGGTCCAAGAGGCCCTACAGTGGGCTCAAGTCCCCAAGCCAGCGCGTCTCTGAAATGCTCATCATTAAACGGAGAAAGAGGCGGGAGCAGAGCCGGTCCCGCAGGAAACAGCACCTTCTGCCTCCCTGTCCCGACGAGCCGGAGCTGCTGTTCTCAGAAGACCCCGGAGCTGCCCGGCCAGCCGGCCCCGAGCCACCCTTCCTGGCAGACACCTCGGAGCAGGCCCCCCCGCAGGGCTACTCCCAGGAGGAAGGAGGACCGTTTAAGACGCCCATCAAGGAGGGGATGCCCATCTCCTCCACCCCGAGCAAAGCCGTCCTCCCCATCACCCCGGAGTCCTGGAGGCTCACACTGCCCACCAGAGAGGGCGGGCTGGAATTCAGCCCTGTGCAAACCGCCCAGGGTGCCTTTGGCCCCCTGCCTGACTCCCTGGGGCTGATGGATCTGAGCACCACTCCGCTGAAAAGCCTTCCCCTCTTTGACTCACCCCAAGGGCTCCTCACTTCAGAGCCCTTTGACCTCACCTCTGACCCCTTTAGCAGCTGTGCCCCCTCAGCTATGGAAACGTCCAAGCCAGGCCCCCCCGATCCACAGGTCCCCAACCTTTCAGCCAATCACTCTCTGACAGAAGGTCTGGTTCTGGACACGATGAATGACAGCCTCAGCAAGATCCTGCTGGACATCAGCTTTCCCGGCCTGGCCGAGGACGAGGAACCGCTGGGCCCGGACAACATCAGCTGGACGCAGCTCATCTCCGAGCTGCGATAG
- the TEX52 gene encoding testis-expressed protein 52 has product MATNPQRYPRGHCGPSWVREPFLQMINTNDSPPVSQTWAQREFLHPGEPWELPGFTRQAYHQLALKQPPCTNIKSKVRRRQIYPAEEATQHSWGFHMWLDVGRLPATVPIRPDMPYDSNVWRWLANSRAPCPHPAGPLIPPPSRLGKNNFLTFLGCTPIFEDPNRRTQVIRSTVKGLREAEKLKLRSEARAPPLDVHGNILPPKNFKK; this is encoded by the exons ATGGCCACTAACCCACAAAGATATCCCAGAGGGCACTGCGGCCCATCCTGGGTCAGAGAACCTTTCCTGCAG ATGATCAACACCAATGACTCCCCCCCAGTCTCCCAAACGTGGGCTCAGCGTGAATTCCTGCACCCGGGTGAGCCCTGGGAGTTGCCTGGCTTCACTCGGCAAGCCTACCACCAGCTGGCCCTGAAGCAACCGCCCTGCACCAACATCAAATCGAAGGTCCGTCGCCGCCAGATCTACCCCGCGGAGGAAGCCACCCAGCACTCCTGGGGCTTCCACATGTGGCTTGACGTGGGGCGCCTGcccgccactgtgcccatccggcCGGACATGCCCTACGACAGCAATGTCTGGCGCTGGCTGGCCAACTCCAGAGCCCCCTGCCCGCACCCAGCCGGGCCCCTCATCCCCCCGCCCTCCAGGTTGGGCAAGAACAACTTCCTGACCTTCCTTGGCTGCACCCCCATCTTCGAGGACCCCAACAGGAGGACCCAGGTGATCCGCAGCACGGTGAAGGGGCTGAGAGAGGCGGAGAAACTCAAGCTGCGGAGCGAGGCCAGGGCACCTCCGCTGGACGTCCACGGCAACATCCTGCCCCCAAAGAACTTCAAGAAGTAA
- the FOXM1 gene encoding forkhead box protein M1 isoform X2 translates to MKTSPRRPLILKRRKLPLPLQNAPGEISEEEPKRSSAQQEPRPTQASQEAAESSACKFPAGIKIMNHPTMPNTQVVAIPSHANIQSIITALTAKGKESGSSGPNKFILISSGGAPTHPPEPPLPDQASSDANRAEVIPETLGPKPTTRDVNLPRVPGAFPRPRWESCAGGEAASCPLDNSLTNIQWLGKMSSDGLGSCRVKQEMEEKENCCLDQSQVKVEEPPGASVSWQSSVSERPPYSYMAMIQFAINSTERKRMTLKDIYAWIEDHFPYFKHIAKPGWKNSIRHNLSLHEMFVRETSANGKVSFWTIHPSANRYLTLDQVFKPLDPGSPQSPEDSESQQKRSHPELHRNVTIKTELPLGARRKMKPLLPRVSSYLVPIQFPVNPSLVLQPSGKVPLPLAASLMSSELARHSKRVPIAPKVLLAEEGLAPLPPAGAVQEKLLPGEEPCSLLPVQSNEEEGQRGQRTPCTARCIKVESPPLEEWPSTPFKGESEDLSHPPTPRSKRPYSGLKSPSQRVSEMLIIKRRKRREQSRSRRKQHLLPPCPDEPELLFSEDPGAARPAGPEPPFLADTSEQAPPQGYSQEEGGPFKTPIKEGMPISSTPSKAVLPITPESWRLTLPTREGGLEFSPVQTAQGAFGPLPDSLGLMDLSTTPLKSLPLFDSPQGLLTSEPFDLTSDPFSSCAPSAMETSKPGPPDPQVPNLSANHSLTEGLVLDTMNDSLSKILLDISFPGLAEDEEPLGPDNISWTQLISELR, encoded by the exons ATGAAAACAAGCCCCCGTCGGCCACTGATTCTCAAGAGACGGAAATTGCCCCTTCCTCTTCAAAATGCCCCAGGTGAAATATCAGAGGAAGAACCTAAAAGGTCCTCTGCCCAACAGGAGCCCCGGCCAACACAGGCCTCCCAGGAAGCGGCAGAATCTAGCGCTTGCAAGTTTCCAGCTGGGATCAAGATTATGAACCACCCCACCATGCCCAACACCCAAGTGGTGGCCATCCCCAGCCACGCCAACATCCAGAGCATCATCACGGCACTGACCGCCAAAGGAAAAGAGAGTGGCAGCAGTGGGCCCAACAAGTTCATCCTCATCAGCAGCGGGGGAGCCCCCACTCACCCCCCAGAACCCCCGCTTCCAGACCAAGCCAGCAGTGACGCCAACAGGGCAGAAGTAATCCCCGAGACCCTGGGACCAAAGCCTACAACCAGGGATGTGAATCTTCCTAGAGTCCCTGGCGCCTTTCCCAGGCCGAGATGGGAGAGCTGTG CTGGCGGTGAGGCAGCAAGCTGCCCTCTCGACAACAGCTTGACCAACATCCAGTGGCTTGGAAAGATGAGTTCAGATGGGCTGGGTTCCTGCCGCGTCAAGcaagaaatggaggaaaaagaaaactgcTGCCTGGATCAGAGTCAAGTGAAG GTTGAGGAGCCCCCAGGAGCATCGGTGTCCTGGCAGAGCTCTGTGTCCGAGAGGCCGCCCTACTCGTACATGGCCATGATACAGTTCGCCATCAACAGCACCGAGAGGAAGCGCATGACCCTGAAGGACATCTACGCTTGGATTGAGGACCACTTCCCCTACTTTAAGCACATCGCCAAGCCCGGCTGGAAG AACTCCATTCGTCACAACCTTTCCCTCCACGAGATGTTTGTTCGCGAGACATCTGCCAATGGGAAGGTGTCCTTTTGGACCATCCACCCCAGTGCCAACCGCTACTTGACACTGGACCAGGTGTTTAAG CCACTGGACCCAGGGTCTCCACAGTCGCCCGAGGACTCAGAATCA cagcagaagcGGTCCCACCCTGAGCTCCACCGGAACGTGACCATCAAAACGGAACTCCCACTGGGTGCAC GCCGGAAGATGAAGCCTCTGCTCCCACGGGTGAGCTCCTACCTGGTGCCCATCCAGTTCCCGGTGAACCCGTCCCTGGTGCTGCAGCCCTCGGGGAAAGTGCCCCTGCCCCTGGCCGCCTCGCTCATGAGCTCGGAGCTCGCACGACACAGCAAGCGAGTCCCCATCGCCCCCAAG gtccTGCTTGCCGAGGAAGGGCTAGCCCCGCTGCCCCCTGCGGGAGCAGTGCAGGAGAAGCTCCTGCCTGGAGAGGAGCCGTGCTCTCTGCTTCCAGTGCAGTCCAACGAGGAGGAAGGCCAGCGCGGGCAGAGGACGCCCTGCACAGCGAGATGCATCAAAGTGGAGAGCCCACCTTTGGAAGAGTGGCCCTCCACCCCCTTCAAAGGGGAGTCGGAGGACTTGTCCCACCCTCCCACACCCAGGTCCAAGAGGCCCTACAGTGGGCTCAAGTCCCCAAGCCAGCGCGTCTCTGAAATGCTCATCATTAAACGGAGAAAGAGGCGGGAGCAGAGCCGGTCCCGCAGGAAACAGCACCTTCTGCCTCCCTGTCCCGACGAGCCGGAGCTGCTGTTCTCAGAAGACCCCGGAGCTGCCCGGCCAGCCGGCCCCGAGCCACCCTTCCTGGCAGACACCTCGGAGCAGGCCCCCCCGCAGGGCTACTCCCAGGAGGAAGGAGGACCGTTTAAGACGCCCATCAAGGAGGGGATGCCCATCTCCTCCACCCCGAGCAAAGCCGTCCTCCCCATCACCCCGGAGTCCTGGAGGCTCACACTGCCCACCAGAGAGGGCGGGCTGGAATTCAGCCCTGTGCAAACCGCCCAGGGTGCCTTTGGCCCCCTGCCTGACTCCCTGGGGCTGATGGATCTGAGCACCACTCCGCTGAAAAGCCTTCCCCTCTTTGACTCACCCCAAGGGCTCCTCACTTCAGAGCCCTTTGACCTCACCTCTGACCCCTTTAGCAGCTGTGCCCCCTCAGCTATGGAAACGTCCAAGCCAGGCCCCCCCGATCCACAGGTCCCCAACCTTTCAGCCAATCACTCTCTGACAGAAGGTCTGGTTCTGGACACGATGAATGACAGCCTCAGCAAGATCCTGCTGGACATCAGCTTTCCCGGCCTGGCCGAGGACGAGGAACCGCTGGGCCCGGACAACATCAGCTGGACGCAGCTCATCTCCGAGCTGCGATAG